The following nucleotide sequence is from Chromobacterium rhizoryzae.
CCTCTTAACTTGGGATCAGGTGCTTCATCTTGTGTCATTACAGGAGAAACACCATGCAACAGCCTCAAAACTTTCCCCCGCGCCGCCGCTACAAACTGAACGCCCTGGAACAACAGAGCGCACTGCTGCCCTTCGTCCGCTTCTGCCCCGGCCGCACCTACCCGCATTACTGGCAAATGCCCACGCCCAGCAAGGATCTCCTCGCCGACCACGCCTATGGCCGCGAATGCGCGGCTCACCTGTTGCAATGGCTGAAGGACAATCGGGAATACGTCGGTAAAGGCCTGCTCAGCCGCGTGGCGCGCGACATCGATTTTGACGACCGCGCCGGACGCGGCCAGTGGATGGGCTTTTTCAACTATCTGGAAATCATGATGCTGCTGGGCGCCGACCGGGTCCGGGTTTACCGCCATGTAGACAGCCAACACCAGATCTACCTGGCGCTGGGACAGCGTTTCAGCCTGGAAGCGCGCTTCCGCCGCATCCGCTTGCGAAACCGCTAAACGTCTTGCGGTGGGCATCGCTGCGCTCCACCCACCCTACGGTGGAGGGTCTTGTAGGGTGGGAGGAGCCGAGAGGCGATACCCACCGAACCCCGCCATTGAGACCCAAGCATTGATCCCATCGCGTTTCCGCGTGGGTATCGCTGCGTCCCACCCACCCTACGGCGGATGGTCTTGTAGGGTGGGTGGAGCCGCTAGACGATACCCACCGACACCGTTTGCCGCCGAGCCGGCGCACGCAAAAAAGCGGGGCAGCCCAAAGCGGCCCCGCTTGATTCCTGCTTGCTTGAATGTCAGCCGAGGCTCCAATGCCTCTTGCCGATGTGGCAGGCACTGTCGCGCGGCTTACTGGCCGTGCTTCTCCTCGCCCAGCTTGTCCAGATAGCGCAGGATGCGGCCGCTGTCCTGCTCCAGCTTCTGCATCCGCTCGACGATCTCCTGCTCGTCCAGCGGGCCTTCCTGGCCAAACACCGCCAGCGCGGCGCCGATGTGCTGGCTGGCCTGCTGCTCGGTGGCCGCCAGCTCGCTCCAGGAGCGGGTCTGGCCAAAAGACTGCTGGCCTTGCAGTTGCAGCCAGCCTTGCAGCTCGCTGCCCTGCTCCAGCGGCTTGGCCTCCTCTATCGAGTGATAGGCGGTCTGCTTGAAGATCACGTGGCCCACCTTTTGCAGGCTGAGCTGGGATTTGTCGTGCACGCGGTTCACCTGCGCCATCACTTGCTGCGACTGCTCCACCTGGCTGCTGAAGCGCTGGCGGAAGGTTTCCACCGAGTCCTTGACCTGGCTGGCCACATTGCCGGCGGCGCTGGCCTGGGTCTGCATATTGCCGATGCGCAGCGACAGGTTTTCCAGCACGTCCTGCACATTGTTGGCGGTGCTCTTGCTGCGTTCGGCCAGCTTGCGCACTTCATCGGCCACCACGGCGAAGCCGCGGCCGGTTTCGCCGGCGCGGGCGGCTTCAATGGCGGCGTTCAGCGCCAGCAGATTGGTTTGATCGGCGATGGCGGAGATGTCGGCCAGCGAGGTTTCTATGCCCTGCCATTCCTGGGCCAGCGCGGTGCTGGCGGTGTCCATGCTGCTGACGCTGTCGGCGATGGTGTCCAGGTGGCCGGACAGGTGCTGGGCGGTTTCCAGGCTGACGCGCGCGCCGTCGGCGGTGTCCTGGGTGATGGCGGCCACGTCGGCCATGGCTTGGCTGATGTCTTCCAGATCGCTCTGATTGCTGGCCAGATCCTTGCGCAGATGCGGGTTGTTGAGCGCGGCCAGCTGCGAGGACAGGCGGTTGCGGCGGATGTAGCCGTCGTTGTCGGCCATGGTCTGGATGGCGTGGTTGACGCTGCCCAGCGAGCTGGCCAGGATGCCCGGCAGGCCCTGGCTCAGCGGGCGGCGGCTGTAGTCGCCGGCGCTGATGGCCTTGAAGCAGGTGTTGATTTCCTTGAAATAGGTTTCGATCAGGTCGAGGAAATCATTGAGCTGCCAGGCGAGCTTGCCCACTTCGCCCAGGTTGCGGGTGCCGGTGGCGCGGTGGTGCAGTTCGCCGGAGCTGGCGTAGCCCAGTTGTTCATGCAGGGTGTTGAGCAGACCGAAGATGCGGCCACTGTGGCGCCACAGCAGCAGAGACAGGGCGATGGAGACGGCCAGCAGCAGCGCGTCCACGATGTGGCCGACGATTTCCGGGAACAGGAAGCCGTCCAGCAGCGAGAAGGCGACCAGCAGGTTGAAGCTGATGATGCACCAGCCCAGCTGGGTGCGCAGGAAGGGCGGTTTTTTGTCGTGGTTCATGCGGCGACTCCCGGCGCTTGCAGCACCTGGGCGTTGAGGGACAGGATGAAGTCCTGATAGCTGACGCCTTTTTCCGCCAGCACTTGCAGCAGCCAGGCCACGGAGGCGTCAGGCGCGGTGGCCTTGTTGTGGCTGGCTTCGATCTGGCGCATCTGGGCGTAGACGGGTTCTATGGCCTTGATCGCTTCCTGGCTGGGCGGCCGGCGCACGGAGTAATAGCCTTGCAGTTGGCCGCGCAGATCGTAGTCCGGGGTGACGTTGGCCAGCACCCAATAGTAGTCGCCGTTTTTGCTGTGGTTTTTCACCACGGCGAAGAATTCCTGGCCCTGTTGCAGGGTTTTCCACATCAGCCGGTAGGCGCCGCGCGGCATGTCGGGATGGCGGATCAGATTATGCGGTTTGCCCAGCAGTTCGTGCTCGGCGTAGCCGGCGATGCGCATGAACACGCGGTTGGCGTAGGTGATGTGGCCGGTGGGGTCGGTCTTGGTGATGATCAGTTCATGAGGAGCGAGCCGGATTTCCTTGCTGGCCGGGCCGGCGGCGGGGTGCGTCATGGTCTGTTTCTCTCTTATTTGTCGATTGCATAACCTCTAAATGTTCATTTTCGGCCACTGGCCCAGTAGGGGCAAGCGTTTATTTATTTGTACTGCCCATGCTTGACAGGGTGCTGCTTAAATTACTTCTTAATAATCCAGTTCTTACAAAAACAAAAGGATGCCTTCGGCATCCTTTGCGGCGCGGGTGGGCAGGGCGTCAGAGCCGGTTCAACATCTTGGGGCGCGCCGCTGGCATGGAAGCGGTTTTCAGAGTTTGACGATCTGGCGGATCTGGGACACGCAGGCGCGGGCATCGTCTATCAGCTTGGCGAATTCCGGGCTGTTGATCTCGGCGTGGCTGAGCCAGCGCACCTTATTGCTGATCCGGTACTGGACGCGGATGCCGGCCGGGGTTTGCTGCTGCTTGGCGTTGACCTCGTACCAGGGAGAGCTGACCTTGCACTCGAAGGCCGGCTGGATGGCCTTGGCGCCCTTGAGCAGCACGTCGGACTGCATGGCGCTGGCGTCGCCCAGGTAGACGTCGGCCAGGTTGCCGTTGCGCTTGTAGCTGTCGAAGCTGTCCCACACGCCCTTGAAGTGGGAGTCGTAGAGAAACAGGCCGGAGATCTTCTCCAGCATGCGCGGGTCGCGCACGCTCATGCGCAACGGGTAGACGGACGGCACCATGAAGGAGGTCTTGTCGCGCTGGACCTTGCAGCCTTCCGGTTGATTGCTCAGCCGGTTGCACAGGCTTTGGTCGGTGGCGCTGACGCCCTGGTAACGGTCTTGCAGAATGGTGTCGATCAGCGTGGAGTTGCCCAGTTCGATATCGGCGCGGACGTCGGCGCTGCCGTCGGCTTGCAGCGCGTTTTCGCGCTTGATGTTCAGATCGGTGCGCGCCGGCTCCATCGGCACCTGGGTCTGGCTGACCACGCCGTCCTTGCCGATGATGAAGGCCCAGCGGTCTTGCAGGTCAGACATGATGCGGCCGGGCTGGAAGAAGGGGTTGGTCGGGTCCAGCCACCAGGTCTGTCCGGCGATGTCGGCGCGGACGATCATGTGGTTGGGCGCGCCGATGCCGGGCAGCAGCAGCGGCGGGGCGAACTTGCCGCGGTAGATCAGCGCCGGCTCGGCGGCGACGCCGGAGCGGCGCAGCATGGCGGTCAGCAGGGTGGAGAGGTCTTTGCAGTCGCCGTAGCCGTGCTTTTCGATTTCCGCCAGCGTGAACGGCACCAGGCCGCGTTCCGCCAGACGGGTGTCGTTGAGGTAGCGGTAGTTGCGGTTGATGTGCTGCATGAAGGCGGCCGCCTGCTCCGCGGCCGGCTTGCCCTGGTTGGCGGCCACCACGGCGGCGGCGGCCGGCGGCAGCGGCGCGGCCAGGATTTCGTTGTAACGGCGGGCGTGAGCGCCGAAGTGGTCTTGCGGCTGGTCCGAGGTGGCGATCACCAACTGCGGCCATTCGCGCAGCGCGCTGTTGTTCCACTCGTTGATGTAGTTGAGGTAGCGCGGCCGGCGCAGCGAGACCTTGACGCGTTTGCGGTCCGCGCTGGCGTCCACCGCGTAATCGTCCAGCATCATGCCGCGCCAGATCAGCGGGCGCGTGGACTGGATGTCGAAGTTGAAGCTGTCTTCGCGCGCTTTTTGCGGGCCCAAGTCCAATTGGTAGCGCAGCTGGCGCACCAAGGGCTGCGCCACGCTGTGGGTCTTGATGCGGTAGGACACGGTGCTGCCCACCGACAATTCCGGGAAGGCCATCCAGGTTTGCATGTCGCGGCTGACGCCGGCGTCCGGATTGGGCGCGGCGCGGGTTTCGATCTGGGATTTGCCCAGTTTGATCACTTTGCCGTTGGGCTGGATCACTTCGGCCTGTTCCACCCGCAGGCGGTCTTCGGCCGGGTAGGTGAAGTCGATGCGGGACAGCTGTTCGCGGCCGGAGGGGTGCAGGATGGTGAATTGCTTGCTGGTGACGCAGTCCAGGCTGTTGTCTTTATTGTGCTGGCAACTGACGGCGGTTTTGACCGCCAGCGGCGCTTCGCTGACCGGTTGCAGCGCGGCGGCGCTGAAGCTGCTGTAGAGGCCGGCGGCCAGCCCGAGAGTGAGTGTACGCATAGTGGAATCGAAAAGTGTGATGTTGCGGTGATGATTATACGGCGCGAGGGCGGAGAAAACGCGCATCCGGCGTCCGCGCCGCCGGATGGGGTCAAGCGTTCCATATTCGCATATTAGCGCTTGCGAATGTGTGTGCTTTTTGTGTCGCTGTTGAGCTTGTCCGCGATCCCGCGCGCAAGTGCGGGACAAGATGGCGGATGGTCAACGGGCGTTCACGGCGCGGCCCACATCCGCAGCAGGTTATGGTAGTTGGCGGTCAGCGCCACTAGGGCTTCGTTGTCGCCCAATTGCTGGCGCAGGCTGGAGATCGCCGCGTCCATGTCGAACAGCAGCCGGCGTTTGCCGTCGTCGCCGATCATGCTTTGCACCCAGAAGAAGGAAGCCAGCCGCGCGCCGGCGGTGACCGGTTCCACCCGGTGCAGGCTGGTGGACGGATAGAGCACCATGTCGCCGGCGTCCAGCTTGACGCTATGGCTGCCGTAAGTGTCTTCAATCACCAGTTCGCCGCCTTCGTATTCGTCCGGGCGGCTGAAGAATAGGGTGCAGGACACGTCGGTGCGCACCCAGCCGTTGTCGAAGGGGTGGCGGCGCACGGCGTTGTCCACGTGGTTGCCGAAGTCCATGCCGGCCTGGTAGCAGTTGAACAGCGGCGGGAAGATTTTGGCCGGCAGCGCGGCGGAGAAGAACAGGCCGTTGCGTTGCAGCGCGCCTTCCACCATGGCCTGCAGTTGTTGGGCTTCCGGCAGTTGCTGCGGCAGCTGCAGATTGCGTTTGACCTGGGCGGACTGGCTGCCGGCGGTGATGCGGCCGTCCGCCCAGTCGGCGCGGGCCAGCAGTTCGCGGCCCAGCGCCAGTTCTTCGGCGCTCAGCACCGCGGGGATGTGCAATAACATGGGGTCTCCGTAATGGGGCCAAGCCCCCGGCGAACCGGGGGCCGGAGCCGGCTTGCAAGCGGTTTACGATCTGCTGCGCGCCGGTAGGGACATTGTGCGATGAGCGCCGGCTTCGAAGCGCTCATGCGCCATCGGCGCAGGCCGCTTTCTCAGCCGCTTGCGCCTGGTCTCGTTCTGGCTCGCGAGATCGTAATCACCTGCTTAGTACTTGAAGCTGACCGTCAGTTGCGCTTCGCGCGGGGTGCCCAGCGTGGCGTGCGCTGGGTAGCCGCCGTCGAAGTAGGTCTTGTTGGCCAGGTTGTTCACATTCAGCTGCACCTTGTACTTGCGGGTCTCGTAAGCCAGCATCGCGTTGGCCACGGTGTAGGCCGGCAGGTAGTTGGTGTTGGCTTCATGCGCGTAGCGCTTGCCCACATGGGTCAGGCCGAAACCGCCGATCACTTCTTCGGTGAACTTGTAGGTGGTCCACAGGTTGGCGGTGACCTTGGGTGTGTAACGCGGCATATTGCCTTCGGTGCCGGAGGCGCCCAAGGCCGGCGGCGCGGCCTTGTCGATGCGGGACTTCATCAAGGTCAGGCCGGCGAAGACGTCCCAGCGTTCGCTCAGCCGCCCGGCGCCCTCCACTTCCACGCCATCGGTGTGGCGCTTGCCGGACAGCAGCACGGTGTTCTGGTCCAGCGGATCGGTGTTGCGTTCGTTGGTCTTCTCGATGCGGAACAGCGCCGCGCGCAGGCTGGCGTCGCCTTCGAACAGATCCCACTTGGCGCCCAGTTCGATATTGCGGTTCTTTTCCGGATCCACCTTGGCGGTGGCCTTGTCCAGCGCATAGGCTTCGCCCGACGGGTTGAACGAGGTGCCGTAGCTCAGATAGTAGGACTGGGCGCTGCTGGGCTGCCAGATCAGGCCGCCGCGCCAGCTCCACACATTGTCGGTGCGGCTGACGTCGTAGCTGCTGCTGGGGTCTTGATTGACGGAGCCGTCGCGCTTGCCGGCGCGGATCTTGTAGTCGCCGCTGAAGCGGTCGAAGCGCGCGCCCACCACGGCCTTCCATTGCGGGTTCAGCTCCAGCGTGTCCATCGCGTACAGGCCGATATTGCTGGCGTCGAACTGGGTGTTGCTGCTGCGGTAGCGGCTGAGGTCGGTGGGCGATCCCGGATTGGGATTGTCCCGGTCGGTGGGAGCAACTAGGCCAAGCGTGGCGTAGCGGTTGGTGTCGGATTTTTCCTTGCTCAGCTCCAAGCCGGTCAGCAGCGTATGGCGCACGCTGCCGGTATCGAACTTGCTGACCAGATCGGTCTGGTTGTTCCACGACCAATCGATGCCGTCGCGCATCGGCTTGCTGCGGCACATCGCGGAGTTGGGGTCGACGACTTGGCCGCTAACCGCGTCGCCGCAAACATAGCGTCCGGTCCAGGTTCCGCCTTGGTTGGCTGGTTTATTCAGTTGTTTTGATGGATTGCGCGGCGCGGTCGGCGACACATCGCGCCAGAAGCGGTTGAAACGCAATTGGTTGCTCAGCACCAGGTCGTCGCTGAAGCGGTGGGTGAGCTTGGCGGTGAGGATGTCGGTCTGGGTTTTCTCGAAGTCGCTGTTCAGGCCGTAGAAGCGGTCGCGCGGCACGTCGATGGGCTGCTGGGTGTTGGCGTTGAACGGGATGCCGTAGTCCGGAACATTGTCTTCCTTCTGGTGGAAGTAGGACAGCACCAGGGTGGTGGGTTCGCCCAGGCCGAAGGCCAGGGACGGCGCGACGCCGAAGCGCTGGTTCTTCACCGGGCCGCGGTCGCTGCCGTCGTCGGTGGCCATCAGGTTGACGCGCATCGCGGCGCTGTCGCTGAACGCCTGGTTGATGTCGAAGGTGGAGCGAGCGAAGCGATTGCTGCCGACGCTCATTTCACCCGCCACCAGAGAGCCGGCGAACGGCGTCTTGCTGGCCTGGTTGACCACGCCGCCGGTGGAGCCGCGGCCAAACAGCATGGAGCTGGCGCCCTTCAGCACTTCCACTTTTTCCAGGTTGAAGGTGTCGCGGTTGTACTGGCCGATGTCGCGCATGCCATCCAGATAGGTGTCGGTGAAGGCGGAAAAGCCGCGGATCACCACCTGGTCGCCGGTGCGGCCGCCTTCGCCGGCGGCGAAGGTGATGCCGGGCACGTTGCGCAGCGCGTCCTTCAAATTGGAGACGGCCTGATCTTCCAGCAATTGCTTGCTGAGCACGGTGACCGATTGCGGGATGTCCTTCAGCTTCTGGTTCAGCTTGCCGATGGCGCTGGACTCGGTCTTCAGGCTGCCGCGCACCGGCGTTTCGCCTTCCACGCGCACGGTTTCCAGTTTGGTGGGCGCGTCGGCGGCCAGGGCCAGTCCGGGGGAGAGGGCGGCGGCGAGCATGCCGGCGCCGATTTTCGCGGGCAACTTGCGCGCGACGATGCCGCTGCCGCGGCTTGGGGTGGGCAGATGTTCCATCAGGGTTCTCATTTTGTTTGTGTCGTTATAATCGCCGGCCGGCTAAGGCCGGCTCTGCTCTTCTTTGCCTGACTGCGCGCTTCTCCGGCCTGGTCCGGGCAAGGAGCGGACGAAGGCCCTCCTGGTCTGCGCGGCGGCAGTCCGTGGAGTGGGTGGAGAGGGGTGAGGAACCGGCGCGAAATAGCGGCTGGATAAGCGGCTGCGCGCTGGCGGGTACGGGACGCGGATCTCGCGTCTACTGCGGCTCAGGCTCTTAGAACCTGTTTACGATCTGCTGCGCGTCGGCGACACAGCGTTAAAAACGGTTTCGAAATGCTCATGTACCGCGCGTACATTCCGCTTTCTCAGCCACAACGCCTTGTCTCGCCTTAGCTCGCGAGATCGTAAACACGTTCTTAGGGGCCGGCTGGCAGAGTCCTCAAGCAAACCAATGGCGTGGGCTTGCGTGACGGCTCTGCGCGAGCGGCCGGCGGGCGCCGGCCTGCTCGCAGGCGGTTTTTACGGCGCTTCGGTGGCGAAGCCGATCTTGCTGATGCCGCCTTGTTGGGCGCTGGCCAGGGTTTTGGCCACGGTTTCGTAACGCACGCTCTTGTCGGCGAACAAGTGCAGCTCCACTTGCGGGTTGTCGCGGGCGGCGGCGGCGAAACGGGCGTCCAGCTCGCCTTCCGGCACTTTGACGTCGTTCCAGAACACCGCGCCGGCGGCGTCTATGGCCAGGCGGATTTCCTTGGGCTGGCTCTGCTGCGCGGCGGCGCTGGCCTGCGGCAGATCCAGCTTGACGGTATTGGTCAGCAGCGGGGTGGTGATGATGAACACCACCAGCAGCACCAACATCACATCCACCAGCGGGGTGGTGTTGATGTCGGCCATCGGGGCGGAGCCGCCCTTGTCGAAACTACCGAAGGCCATCGATCTCTCCGGACTGAGTCAGCAGCTGGGCGTGCAGATCGTGGGCGAAGTAGTCCATGTCCTGAGCCATGATGCGCTGCATGCGGGTCAGGGCGTTGTAGGCCAGCACCGCGGGGATGGCGGCGGCCAGGCCGGCGGCGGTGGCCACCAGGGCCTCGCCGATGGGGCCGGCCACCGCGGCGATGGTGACCTGGCCGGCCGCGCCGATGTTCACCAGCGCGTGGTAAATGCCCCATACCGTGCCGAACAAGCCGATGAAGGGCGCGGTGGAGCCCACCGAGGCCAGCACGGTCATGCCGGTTTCCTGCTTGCCGTTTTCCTGTGCCAGGCCCTTGCGGATGGCGCGGGTCAGGAATTCGTCCAGATCGCAGCTCTGGCCCAGCGGGCGCTCAGCCTGGCTGCGGTAGTGGCGCAGCGCGGCCAGGCCCTGGCGGGTGAGGTTGGCGAAGGGCGCGCGGGAATCCTGCAGCTGGGTTTCCGCCTGTTTCCAGTTGGGGGCATCCCACAGCGCGGCCTCGGCCTGCTTGTTGGCGCGGCGGATATGCCAGGTGCTGACGCCGCGAACCAGGATCAGGTACCAGGTCAGCACCGACATCAGGACCAGGATCATGAACACCGCGACCAGCACGGCGTCCCCTTGTTGGAATACAGTCATTAGATTCATGATTTGGCAGACTTCAAAGAAAATTCAACGGGAACGATAAAGGTGTAGGCGATGGCTTCATTGCCGCGTTTGGCCGGGGTGAAGGTCCATTTCTTCACCGCCGCTAGGGCGGCGCGGTCCAAGCGCGGGAAGCCGCTGGTGTTGGCCAGCGCCACGTCCAGCGGCTGGCCTTGGGCGGATACGTGCACCCGCAGCTGCACGGTGCCGGTTTCGCCTTCCTCGATGGACAGCGCCGGGTAGGCCGGCTTGGGATTGTTCAGATAGCCGCCCCGGTACATCGGCTCGGTGATCGAGGGCTTGGCGTCGGCGGACTGGCCGCGCGAGCTGCCGCCCTCGGCGGAGCTGGTGGCCGCGCTGGGCTTGCTTTCCGCCGCGGGGGCGGCGGTGGGCACGCTGATGGCCTTGGCGCTGGGCGCGGCCGGCGTGGGCGTGGCCATTACTTTGGGTTTGACCGGAGTCGGCTTCGGCGTCGGGGTGGGCTTGACCTGCGGCGTCGGCTTTTTCTCGGGCTTGGGCTGCTGCTTGGGCGCAGCCGGCGCGGCGGCCTTGCTGGGCGCGGCCAGGCTGATCATTTCCATGCTGGCGACGCGCGGCAGCGTGATCGGCGCCTGCATCGCCACTGCGCCGCCCATCAGCACGAAGACCAGGGCATGCAGGCCCACGGTGCTGGAGAGCGCCGAGTATTGAAGAATTCGCTGGTTCATGACGGTGATGATAATACAAACTATTCTCATTATCCAAGCTGGAAAACGCGTATATCCTCACGTCATTGATATGGGTAAATAAATGAAGGGAAAAGGATTTTGCCAAGCGTCGCGTCCGCCGGCGCGCCGGAGCGGCCCGGCGCTTGCAATCCATGGTTTTGCCTGCATATTTTGCAGCATTGGCCACGGCGGAGTGCCGGTGGCGACATTATTGGAATACAAAACATGCAACAGTTCGACGGAACCACCATCGTGTCCATTCGCCGCGGCAATCGCGTGGCGCTGGGCGGGGATGGCCAGGTCACCCTGGGCAACATCGTGATCAAGGCCTCGGCGCGCAAGGTGCGCAAGCTGCACGGCGGCAAGGTGCTGGCGGGCTTTGCCGGCGGCACCGCCGACGCCTTCACCCTGATCGAGCGTTTTGAAGCCAAGCTGCAAAAACATCAGGGCAATCTGCTGGTGTCGGCGGTGGAACTGGCCAAGGACTGGCGCACCGACCGCATGCTGCGCCGGCTGGAGGCGATGCTGATCGTCGCCGACAAGAACAGCACCCTGATCATCACCGGCAACGGCGACGTGCTGGAACCGGAGCAAGGCATCGCCGCCATCGGCTCCGGCGGCGCCTACGCCCAGTCCGCGGCGCGCGCGCTGTTTGAAAACACCGATCTGGCGCCGGAAGTGGTGGTGAAGAAGTCGCTGGAGATCGCCGGCGACATCTGCATCTACACCAACCACAACCATGTGATCGAGCTGTTGGACGACGCCGAAGAGCCGGAAGGCAAAGAGCCGGCAGCCAACTGAGCCGCCCGATTCAAGAATCAAATCGCCGGGAGCGCCGCTTCCGGCTGGAGAACGTCATGACGCAAATGACCCCGCAGGAAATCGTCCACGAGCTGGACCAACACATCATCGGCCAGAACGCCGCCAAGCGCGCGGTGGCGGTGGCCTTGCGCAACCGCTGGCGCCGTCAGCAGGTGGCCGAGCCGCTGCGCAGCGAAATCACCCCCAAGAACATCCTGATGATAGGCCCCACCGGTGTGGGCAAGACCGAGATCGCCCGCCGCCTGGCCAAGTTGTCCGGCGCGCCCTTCATCAAGATAGAAGCCACCAAGTTCACCGAGGTGGGCTATGTCGGCCGCGATGTGGACACCATCATCCGCGACCTGGTGGAAGTGGCGATCAAGGACACCCGCGACGCCGCCATCAAGCGCAACCGCCCGCGCGCGGAAGACGCGGCGGAAGACCGCATCCTGGACGTGCTGCTGCCGCGCCCGCGTCAGCAGGCCGGTTTCTTCGGTGGCGAGCCGGAAGCGGAGGCCAAGCCGGAAGACGGCGCCACCCGCCAGAAATTCCGCAAGATGCTGCGCGAAGGCGCGCTGGACGATAAAGAGATCGAAATCGAAATCGCCGCGCCGGCGGCGCAGATGAATGTGATGGCCCCGCCGGGGATGGAGGATTTCGCCAGCCAGCTGCAAGGCATGTTCCAGGGCATGGGCTCCGGCAAGAAACAGACGGCCAAGATGAAGGTGACGGAGGCGCGCAAGCAGTTGATAGACGAGGAAGCCGCCAAGCTGGTCAACGACGAGGAACTGCGCGCCGAAGCGCTGAAGAACGTCGAGCAGAACGGCATCGTGTTCCTGGACGAGATCGACA
It contains:
- the hslU gene encoding ATP-dependent protease ATPase subunit HslU: MTQMTPQEIVHELDQHIIGQNAAKRAVAVALRNRWRRQQVAEPLRSEITPKNILMIGPTGVGKTEIARRLAKLSGAPFIKIEATKFTEVGYVGRDVDTIIRDLVEVAIKDTRDAAIKRNRPRAEDAAEDRILDVLLPRPRQQAGFFGGEPEAEAKPEDGATRQKFRKMLREGALDDKEIEIEIAAPAAQMNVMAPPGMEDFASQLQGMFQGMGSGKKQTAKMKVTEARKQLIDEEAAKLVNDEELRAEALKNVEQNGIVFLDEIDKVTSRSEGQGGADVSRAGVQRDLLPLVEGTTVSTKYGMVKTDHILFIASGAFQLSKPSDLIPELQGRLPIRVELSSLTVDDFKAILTSTNACLTRQYQALMATEGVELEFAESGIQRLAEIAWRVNEKTENIGARRLYTVMEKLLEEVAFDAKAGRCEIDAAYVDSKLEQVAEREDLARYVL